In Streptomyces nodosus, one DNA window encodes the following:
- a CDS encoding histidine phosphatase family protein yields the protein MAPRILLARHGQTAWSLSGKHTGRTDVPLLEEGRRGALLLGERLRRAPFDGLPGVEVRTSPLSRARRTCELAGFGDRARPWDTLLEWDYGAYEGMTPAEIQAVRPGWLIWRDGVPEGETLAEVTARADEVVAWAREADRDVLVFAHGHILRSIGARWLGLPLEFAARVRLNPTSLSVLGWAYGEPAIESWNDLGHLVA from the coding sequence ATGGCACCGCGCATCCTGCTGGCCCGGCACGGGCAGACGGCCTGGTCGCTGTCCGGCAAGCACACTGGCAGGACCGATGTGCCGCTTCTGGAGGAGGGACGTCGGGGCGCCCTGCTCCTGGGGGAGCGGCTGCGCCGGGCGCCGTTCGACGGGCTGCCCGGGGTCGAGGTGCGCACCAGCCCGCTGAGCCGCGCCCGCCGGACCTGCGAGCTCGCCGGGTTCGGGGACCGGGCGCGCCCCTGGGACACGCTGCTGGAGTGGGACTACGGCGCCTACGAGGGGATGACCCCGGCCGAGATCCAGGCGGTCCGGCCGGGCTGGCTGATCTGGCGGGACGGGGTCCCCGAGGGGGAGACCCTGGCCGAGGTCACCGCCCGCGCGGACGAGGTGGTCGCCTGGGCCCGGGAGGCGGACCGGGACGTCCTGGTCTTCGCCCACGGGCACATCCTGCGCTCCATCGGGGCGCGCTGGCTGGGGCTGCCGCTGGAGTTCGCGGCCCGGGTGCGCCTCAACCCGACGTCCCTGTCGGTGCTGGGCTGGGCGTACGGGGAGCCCGCCATCGAGTCCTGGAACGACCTGGGGCATCTGGTGGCCTGA
- a CDS encoding spermidine synthase, whose product MGRSRNTRRTQSAEAVVETVEGGLAELIPDRDRARAWTLLIDGAPQSHVDLDDPAYLAFEYQRRLGHIIDLAAAPGRPVHAVHLGGGAFTLARYTAATRPRSTQQIVERDEALVQLVRRALPLDPNARIRVRSMDARAGLAKVPDGWADLVIVDVFSGARTPAHLTSVEFLTDIRRVLKDGGLYAANLADGPPLTHLRGQVSTASVVFPELALVADPVVLRGKRFGNAVLVASAHPLPVAELTRRSASDPHPARVEHGRTLIDFTGGAAAVTDAAAVASPAPPPSVFR is encoded by the coding sequence ATGGGCAGGTCACGGAACACACGGCGCACACAGTCGGCCGAGGCCGTCGTCGAGACGGTCGAGGGCGGGCTCGCCGAGCTGATCCCCGACCGGGACCGGGCGCGCGCCTGGACCCTCCTCATCGACGGGGCACCGCAGTCGCATGTCGACCTCGACGACCCCGCGTACCTTGCCTTCGAGTACCAGCGGCGCCTCGGCCACATCATCGACCTGGCCGCCGCGCCCGGCCGTCCCGTGCACGCCGTGCACCTCGGCGGGGGCGCCTTCACCCTCGCCCGCTACACCGCAGCCACCCGCCCCCGCTCCACCCAGCAGATCGTGGAGCGCGACGAGGCGCTCGTCCAACTGGTGCGCCGCGCCCTGCCGCTGGACCCGAACGCCCGGATCAGGGTGCGCTCCATGGACGCCCGCGCGGGGCTCGCCAAGGTGCCGGACGGCTGGGCAGACCTGGTCATCGTGGATGTGTTCAGCGGGGCACGCACCCCGGCCCATCTGACCTCGGTCGAGTTCCTCACCGACATACGCCGGGTGCTCAAGGACGGCGGTCTGTACGCGGCCAACCTGGCCGACGGACCGCCCCTGACCCATCTGCGCGGACAGGTCTCGACCGCCTCGGTCGTCTTCCCCGAACTGGCGCTGGTCGCCGACCCCGTGGTGCTGCGCGGCAAGCGCTTCGGCAACGCGGTCCTGGTCGCCTCCGCCCACCCCCTGCCGGTCGCCGAACTCACCCGCCGCTCCGCCTCAGACCCCCACCCCGCGCGGGTGGAGCACGGCAGGACGCTGATCGACTTCACCGGCGGAGCGGCGGCGGTGACGGACGCGGCGGCGGTGGCCTCCCCCGCGCCGCCGCCCTCGGTCTTCCGCTGA
- a CDS encoding sensor histidine kinase — MRWALVKVSVAVTTMVVIAFAVPLGLVIREMARDRALSNAERQAAAIAPALSITTERGQLERVVASAGSDDRIAVHIPGGDGTGAADIGRQRVTGADIAMTRRLGRASTTEVPGGSALLQPVALSSGAIAVVEVYVPGAEVRRGVGTAWAVLTAVGAALVVGSVAVADRLGVRLVRPARRLAEGAHQLGEGNLGARVPEQGPAELRLAATAFNSMADQVVQLLAAERELAADLSHRLRTPLTVLRLNAASLGDGPAAEQTRAAVAQLEREVDTIIRTAREAKPGTAAAGAGGGCDVAEVVQERMGFWSALAEDEGRTWRVAGVERPVRLPVARAELAASLDALLGNVFRHTPEGTAFAVDVHNGEDAVIVLVSDAGPGIPDPEKALARGRGSGSDGSTGLGLDIVRRLAESTGGDVRIGSSVLGGAEVRLRFQLDGRAPVRRGHRVRRRRSGPWDWAPGRSRSLP; from the coding sequence GTGAGATGGGCGCTGGTCAAGGTGTCCGTGGCGGTCACCACGATGGTCGTGATCGCCTTCGCGGTCCCGCTGGGTCTGGTCATCCGGGAGATGGCGCGCGACCGCGCCCTGTCGAACGCCGAGCGGCAGGCCGCCGCGATCGCGCCCGCGCTGTCCATCACCACGGAGCGGGGCCAGTTGGAACGGGTCGTCGCCTCCGCGGGCTCCGACGACCGGATCGCCGTGCACATCCCGGGGGGCGACGGCACCGGGGCGGCCGACATCGGCCGGCAGCGCGTCACGGGCGCGGACATCGCGATGACCCGCAGGCTCGGCCGGGCCTCCACCACGGAGGTCCCCGGCGGTTCCGCACTGCTCCAGCCCGTCGCGCTGAGCTCCGGCGCCATCGCCGTGGTCGAGGTGTATGTGCCCGGGGCCGAGGTGAGAAGGGGCGTCGGCACGGCCTGGGCGGTGCTCACCGCGGTCGGCGCCGCCCTGGTCGTCGGGTCGGTGGCGGTCGCCGACCGGCTCGGGGTACGGCTGGTGCGGCCTGCGCGGCGACTGGCGGAGGGCGCGCATCAGCTGGGGGAGGGAAACCTGGGGGCCCGGGTCCCGGAGCAGGGGCCCGCCGAACTGCGGCTGGCGGCAACCGCGTTCAACTCGATGGCCGACCAGGTCGTGCAACTCCTCGCCGCCGAGCGGGAACTGGCGGCGGATCTGTCGCACCGGCTGCGCACCCCGCTGACCGTGCTGCGGCTGAACGCGGCCTCGCTGGGCGACGGCCCGGCCGCCGAACAGACCCGGGCGGCGGTCGCCCAGCTGGAGCGCGAGGTCGACACGATCATCCGCACCGCGCGGGAGGCGAAGCCGGGGACCGCGGCGGCCGGAGCGGGCGGCGGATGCGACGTGGCCGAGGTGGTGCAGGAGCGGATGGGCTTCTGGTCGGCGCTCGCCGAGGACGAGGGACGCACCTGGAGGGTGGCCGGGGTGGAACGTCCGGTGCGGCTGCCGGTGGCCCGCGCCGAACTGGCCGCCTCCCTGGACGCGCTGCTCGGCAATGTCTTCCGGCACACCCCGGAGGGCACCGCGTTCGCGGTCGATGTGCACAACGGCGAGGACGCGGTCATCGTGCTGGTGTCCGACGCCGGGCCCGGCATCCCCGACCCCGAGAAGGCGCTGGCCCGGGGCCGCGGTTCGGGCAGCGACGGCTCGACGGGGCTCGGCCTGGACATCGTGCGCCGGCTCGCGGAGTCGACCGGCGGGGACGTACGGATCGGCTCCTCGGTGCTGGGCGGCGCGGAGGTGCGGCTCCGGTTCCAGCTCGACGGGCGGGCCCCGGTACGGCGGGGCCACCGGGTCCGCCGCCGACGGAGCGGCCCCTGGGACTGGGCGCCCGGCCGTTCCCGGTCCTTGCCCTGA
- a CDS encoding carbohydrate ABC transporter permease — translation MTTTLTNPEETVREPKRAPRPKAGRAGGQLHAGPLAYAILILFALGSLFPLVWTAIAASRDNNRLAQTPPPFWFGSNLFHNLDLAWTEANLGKALLNTTFVAGVSAATIVFLSTIAGFAFAKLRFKGRGALMLIVIGTMMVPPQLSVIPLYMMVAKLDWTDQLQAVILPSLVSAFGVFFMRQYLLQALPDEIIEAARVDGASSWRVVWHVVFPAARPAMAVLGMLMFVQTWNDFLWPFLVLTQNGNPTVQVAVAGLGRGYTPDQSLIMAGALLGTLPLLLVFAIFGKQIVGGIMQGAVKG, via the coding sequence GTGACGACGACCCTGACGAACCCCGAGGAGACGGTGCGGGAGCCGAAGCGCGCACCCCGGCCCAAGGCAGGGCGCGCCGGCGGGCAACTGCACGCCGGTCCCCTCGCGTACGCGATCCTGATCCTGTTCGCCCTCGGCTCGCTGTTCCCCCTGGTGTGGACGGCGATCGCCGCCTCGCGCGACAACAACCGGCTGGCGCAGACACCCCCGCCCTTCTGGTTCGGCTCGAATCTGTTCCACAATCTCGACCTCGCCTGGACGGAGGCCAATCTCGGCAAGGCGCTGCTCAACACCACGTTCGTGGCGGGCGTCTCGGCGGCGACCATCGTCTTTCTCTCGACGATCGCGGGATTCGCCTTCGCCAAGCTGCGGTTCAAGGGCCGTGGCGCCCTGATGCTGATCGTCATCGGCACCATGATGGTCCCGCCCCAGCTCAGCGTGATCCCGCTGTACATGATGGTCGCCAAGCTCGACTGGACCGACCAGCTTCAGGCGGTGATCCTGCCGTCGCTGGTCAGCGCGTTCGGGGTGTTCTTCATGCGGCAGTACCTGCTCCAGGCGCTGCCGGACGAGATCATCGAGGCCGCCCGGGTGGACGGCGCGAGCAGCTGGCGCGTGGTGTGGCACGTGGTGTTCCCGGCCGCCCGCCCCGCGATGGCCGTCCTGGGCATGCTGATGTTCGTCCAGACCTGGAACGACTTCCTCTGGCCGTTCCTCGTGCTGACGCAGAACGGCAATCCGACCGTGCAGGTGGCGGTCGCGGGCCTGGGCCGCGGTTACACCCCGGACCAGTCCCTGATCATGGCGGGTGCGCTGCTCGGCACGCTGCCCCTGCTGCTGGTCTTCGCGATCTTCGGCAAGCAGATCGTGGGCGGCATCATGCAGGGCGCCGTCAAGGGCTGA
- a CDS encoding response regulator transcription factor — MARVLVVEDDHFVRSALIRQLTEAGHAVRSAGTALQALREVAHVPFDVVILDLGLPDLDGSEALKMLRGVTDVPVIVATARDEESEIIRLLDAGADDYLTKPFSVGHLSARIAAVLRRSRTATAATGAPPVLRVGGLVVDPRRRHAELDGRRLDLTRREFDLLAYLTGRPGVVVPRRELLAEVWQQSYGDDQTIDVHLSWLRRKLGETAAEPRYLHTLRGVGVKLEPPGTDPLP, encoded by the coding sequence ATGGCACGTGTGCTCGTGGTCGAGGACGATCACTTCGTACGCTCGGCGCTCATCCGGCAGTTGACGGAGGCCGGGCATGCCGTACGCAGTGCGGGCACCGCGCTCCAGGCGCTGCGCGAGGTCGCCCATGTCCCGTTCGACGTGGTGATCCTCGACCTCGGACTGCCCGATCTGGACGGGTCCGAGGCGCTGAAGATGCTGCGCGGCGTCACCGATGTACCGGTGATCGTCGCCACCGCGCGGGACGAGGAGTCGGAGATCATCCGGCTGCTCGACGCGGGCGCGGACGACTATCTGACCAAGCCGTTCTCGGTCGGGCATCTGTCGGCACGGATCGCGGCGGTGCTGCGCCGCTCCCGCACGGCCACGGCGGCCACCGGGGCTCCGCCGGTTCTCCGGGTCGGCGGCCTCGTGGTCGACCCCCGGCGCCGGCACGCCGAACTCGACGGCAGGCGCCTGGACCTGACGCGACGGGAGTTCGATCTGCTCGCCTATCTGACGGGCCGCCCCGGAGTCGTCGTACCGCGCAGGGAACTGCTCGCCGAGGTGTGGCAGCAGTCCTACGGCGACGACCAGACCATCGACGTCCATCTCTCCTGGCTCAGAAGGAAACTGGGCGAGACCGCGGCCGAACCGCGCTATCTGCACACCCTGAGGGGCGTCGGCGTGAAGCTGGAGCCTCCCGGGACGGATCCCCTGCCGTGA
- a CDS encoding GH1 family beta-glucosidase translates to MTESVTPVTFPPAFLWGAATSAYQIEGAVREDGRTPSIWDTFSHTPGKTAGGDTGDIAVDHYHRYRDDVAMMADLSLNAYRFSVSWSRVQPTGRGPAVQRGLDFYRRLVDELLAKGIKPAITLYHWDLPQELEDAGGWTERDTAFRFAEYAGIMGEALGDRVEQWITLNEPWCSAFLGYCSGVHAPGRTDQAAALRAAHHLNLAHGLSASALRAVMPARNTVAVSLNSSVVRTVSQDPADLAAARKIDDLANGIFHGPMLHGAYPETLLEATSSITDWSCVQPGDLETIHQPLDALGLNYYTPALVSAASDTDGPRADGHGESSYSPWPGADDVTFHQTPGDRTEMGWTIDPTGLHELIMRYNREAPGLPLYVTENGAAYDDKPDAEGRVHDPERIAYLHGHLSAVRRAIADGADVRGYYLWSLMDNFEWAYGYEKRFGAVYVDYTTLARTPKSSALWYAGAARTGELPPVQD, encoded by the coding sequence ATGACTGAGTCCGTTACCCCGGTGACCTTTCCCCCCGCCTTCCTCTGGGGCGCTGCGACCTCCGCGTACCAGATCGAGGGGGCGGTGCGGGAGGACGGCCGTACCCCCTCGATCTGGGACACCTTCAGCCATACGCCGGGAAAAACGGCCGGTGGCGACACCGGTGACATCGCTGTCGACCACTACCACCGCTATCGCGACGACGTCGCGATGATGGCGGATCTGAGCCTGAACGCCTACCGGTTCTCCGTCTCCTGGTCGCGTGTGCAGCCCACCGGCCGGGGGCCCGCCGTCCAGCGGGGCCTGGACTTCTACCGGCGCCTTGTGGACGAGCTGCTGGCCAAGGGCATCAAGCCGGCGATCACCCTCTACCACTGGGACCTGCCGCAGGAGCTGGAGGACGCGGGCGGCTGGACGGAGCGCGACACGGCGTTCCGGTTCGCCGAGTACGCGGGCATCATGGGCGAGGCCCTGGGTGACCGAGTGGAGCAGTGGATCACGCTCAACGAGCCGTGGTGCAGCGCCTTCCTGGGCTACTGCTCCGGTGTGCACGCCCCGGGCCGTACGGACCAGGCGGCGGCGCTGCGCGCGGCCCACCATCTGAACCTGGCCCATGGCCTGAGCGCGTCCGCGCTGCGGGCCGTGATGCCGGCCCGCAACACGGTGGCGGTGAGCCTCAACTCGTCCGTGGTGCGGACGGTGAGCCAGGACCCGGCGGACCTGGCGGCGGCCCGCAAGATCGACGACCTGGCGAACGGGATCTTCCACGGTCCGATGCTGCACGGGGCCTACCCGGAGACGCTGTTGGAGGCGACGTCCTCGATCACGGACTGGTCCTGTGTGCAGCCCGGCGACCTGGAGACGATCCACCAGCCGCTGGACGCGCTGGGCCTCAACTACTACACCCCGGCGCTCGTCTCGGCGGCGTCGGACACCGACGGCCCCCGGGCGGACGGTCACGGCGAGAGCTCGTACTCCCCCTGGCCGGGCGCCGACGACGTCACCTTCCACCAGACGCCGGGCGACCGCACCGAGATGGGCTGGACGATCGACCCGACCGGACTGCACGAGCTGATCATGCGGTACAACCGGGAGGCGCCGGGGCTGCCGCTGTATGTGACGGAGAACGGCGCGGCCTACGACGACAAGCCGGATGCCGAGGGCCGCGTCCACGACCCGGAGCGGATCGCGTATCTGCACGGCCATCTGTCGGCGGTGCGCCGTGCCATCGCGGACGGCGCGGACGTCCGCGGCTACTACCTGTGGTCCCTGATGGACAACTTCGAGTGGGCCTACGGCTATGAGAAGCGGTTCGGTGCGGTGTACGTGGACTACACCACGCTGGCCCGCACCCCGAAGTCCAGCGCGCTCTGGTACGCGGGGGCGGCGCGGACCGGGGAGCTCCCGCCGGTGCAGGACTGA
- a CDS encoding phosphatase PAP2 family protein: MPQAEIPGTEVGPRTRPRWWTELPLILLVYFSYSAGRLLARGDVSTAVDHGLAILRLEKLLHINAEHPLNRLFTQEAWLGVPADFWYASLHYLVTPLLLVWMFRRRAEHYRAVRTWLMTSTFIGLIGFTLLPTCPPRLLSAGHGFVDTMAQYSSYGWWGGEASAPRGLGGMTNQYAAMPSLHVGWALWCGVMLWRHGGNRWARAAGVAYPLLTTIVVMGTANHYFLDAVAGAAVMGLGFLLTGPVTRALDTLRALPATRLAPAAGASPASGSPFVSAGCQTSAGERIPRQRSAVPGAADGPGASPADTGEGAAAAAR, from the coding sequence ATGCCGCAGGCCGAGATACCAGGGACCGAGGTGGGTCCACGGACCCGGCCACGCTGGTGGACCGAACTGCCCCTGATCCTGCTGGTGTACTTCTCGTACTCCGCGGGGCGGCTGCTCGCCCGGGGGGATGTCTCCACCGCCGTCGACCACGGACTGGCGATCCTGCGGCTGGAGAAGCTGCTGCACATCAACGCCGAGCACCCGCTGAACCGCCTCTTCACCCAGGAGGCGTGGCTCGGGGTGCCGGCCGACTTCTGGTACGCGTCGCTGCACTACCTGGTGACCCCGCTCCTGCTGGTGTGGATGTTCCGGCGTCGCGCGGAGCACTACCGCGCGGTCCGCACCTGGCTGATGACCTCCACCTTCATCGGTCTGATCGGCTTCACCCTGCTGCCGACCTGCCCGCCCCGGCTGCTCTCCGCGGGCCACGGCTTCGTGGACACGATGGCCCAGTACAGCTCGTACGGCTGGTGGGGCGGCGAGGCGAGCGCGCCACGGGGCCTGGGCGGCATGACCAACCAGTACGCGGCGATGCCGAGCCTGCACGTCGGCTGGGCGCTGTGGTGCGGGGTGATGCTGTGGCGCCACGGCGGCAACCGCTGGGCCAGGGCGGCGGGCGTCGCCTATCCGCTGCTGACCACGATCGTCGTGATGGGCACCGCCAACCACTACTTCCTGGACGCGGTCGCGGGCGCCGCCGTCATGGGTCTCGGCTTCCTGCTGACCGGGCCGGTGACCCGGGCGCTGGACACCCTGCGCGCCCTGCCGGCCACCCGGTTGGCACCCGCCGCGGGCGCCTCGCCCGCCTCGGGTTCCCCGTTTGTCAGTGCCGGGTGCCAGACTTCGGCGGGTGAGCGAATTCCCCGACAGCGCAGCGCCGTCCCCGGGGCGGCGGACGGGCCGGGTGCCTCCCCCGCGGACACGGGGGAAGGCGCTGCGGCAGCAGCTCGCTGA